In Rhodothermales bacterium, a genomic segment contains:
- the pckA gene encoding phosphoenolpyruvate carboxykinase (ATP): protein MFTLEKYGITVKNLIRNAAPPCLYEEAIQYDEGAAISSVGALMVRSGKKTGRSPSDKRVVDSADVTSDVWWGPVNIKLDEHTFDINRERAIDYLNTLPRLYIVDGFAGWDPRHRIKVRIVCTRPYHALFMHNMLIRPTPEELADFGDPEYIVYNAGKFPANKNTSHMTSKTSVDLNFRTGEFVILGTEYAGEMKKGIFSVMNYIMPKKGVLSMHCSANEGKDGSVSLFFGLSGTGKTTLSADPHRALIGDDEHCWSDEGVFNIEGGCYAKAIDLSAEKEPEIFGAIRFGTVLENVVYDEKTHTVDYTDVSITQNTRASYPIEHIANAKIPCVGGHPDNIIFLTYDAFGVLPPVARLTPEQAMYHFISGYTAKVAGTEMGVDEPQATFSACFGAAFLVLHPNAYAEMLAAKMKKFGANAWLINTGLSGGAYGTGTRMSLKNTRAIIDAIHDGTLQHAPTVPDPVFGMRIPAQIANVDTDVLIPRSAWSDGDAYDVTARKLAGLFRDNFRKYEDGVSEAVKAAGPII from the coding sequence ATGTTCACGCTTGAAAAGTACGGCATTACGGTCAAGAACCTCATCCGCAACGCAGCGCCCCCCTGTCTCTACGAAGAGGCCATCCAATACGATGAGGGCGCCGCCATTTCGAGCGTGGGTGCGCTCATGGTCCGTTCCGGGAAGAAAACGGGGCGCAGCCCGTCGGACAAGCGGGTTGTGGATTCGGCCGATGTGACGAGCGATGTGTGGTGGGGCCCGGTGAACATCAAGCTGGACGAGCATACGTTCGACATCAACCGGGAGCGGGCCATTGATTACCTGAACACGTTGCCGCGCCTGTACATCGTGGACGGGTTTGCCGGCTGGGATCCGCGCCATCGGATCAAAGTCCGGATTGTGTGCACGCGGCCGTACCACGCGCTGTTCATGCACAACATGCTCATCCGCCCGACCCCCGAGGAACTGGCGGATTTCGGCGATCCGGAATACATCGTCTACAACGCGGGCAAATTCCCGGCCAACAAGAACACGTCCCACATGACGTCGAAGACGAGTGTGGACCTGAATTTCCGCACGGGTGAGTTCGTCATCCTGGGCACGGAGTACGCCGGCGAAATGAAGAAGGGCATTTTCAGTGTGATGAACTACATCATGCCGAAGAAGGGCGTGCTCTCCATGCACTGCAGCGCGAACGAAGGGAAGGACGGAAGCGTTTCGCTGTTCTTCGGGCTGTCCGGAACGGGCAAGACGACGCTGTCGGCCGATCCGCACCGCGCCCTGATCGGGGACGATGAGCATTGCTGGTCGGACGAAGGCGTCTTCAACATCGAGGGCGGATGCTATGCAAAGGCCATCGACCTCTCGGCCGAAAAGGAGCCGGAAATCTTCGGCGCCATCCGGTTCGGCACGGTGCTCGAGAACGTGGTCTACGACGAGAAAACGCATACAGTCGATTATACGGATGTGAGCATCACGCAGAATACGCGGGCGTCGTATCCGATTGAGCACATTGCCAATGCCAAGATTCCATGTGTGGGCGGCCACCCCGACAACATCATCTTCCTGACGTACGACGCGTTCGGCGTGCTGCCCCCGGTGGCGCGGTTGACGCCCGAGCAGGCCATGTATCACTTCATTTCGGGCTACACCGCCAAGGTTGCCGGTACCGAAATGGGGGTGGATGAGCCGCAGGCCACCTTCTCGGCGTGTTTTGGCGCCGCCTTTCTGGTCCTGCACCCGAATGCCTATGCCGAGATGTTGGCTGCCAAAATGAAGAAGTTCGGGGCGAATGCCTGGCTGATAAACACCGGCCTGTCCGGCGGCGCCTATGGTACCGGGACGCGCATGAGCCTGAAGAACACCCGTGCCATCATCGATGCCATCCACGACGGCACGTTGCAGCACGCGCCCACCGTGCCCGATCCGGTCTTTGGCATGCGTATTCCCGCGCAGATTGCCAACGTCGACACCGACGTGCTCATTCCGCGCTCGGCCTGGTCGGACGGCGATGCCTATGACGTCACGGCCAGGAAGCTGGCCGGCCTCTTCCGCGATAACTTCCGGAAGTATGAGGATGGGGTTTCGGAGGCGGTCAAGGCCGCCGGCCCGATCATCTGA
- a CDS encoding DUF4293 family protein — protein sequence MIQRIQTVYLFIASLTTGGAFLIEEVWTGPAASTQTWFIPTSMGLLGLVAVGAFLSIFLYKDRQRQRTFVLAVQALVLLAVGALFAGQFLAGTLPDANAYGSSVGEWIVVVLPLATYTLLYMARRKIDADIRLVKSMDRLR from the coding sequence ATGATCCAACGTATACAGACGGTTTATCTGTTCATTGCATCGCTGACCACGGGTGGCGCTTTTCTGATTGAGGAAGTCTGGACGGGACCCGCTGCCTCCACGCAGACCTGGTTCATCCCGACCAGTATGGGTCTGTTGGGACTGGTCGCCGTCGGCGCGTTCCTCTCGATCTTTTTGTACAAGGACCGGCAGCGACAAAGGACGTTCGTTCTGGCCGTACAAGCACTGGTCCTGTTGGCCGTCGGTGCACTCTTCGCCGGCCAATTCCTGGCCGGCACGCTGCCCGATGCCAATGCGTATGGTTCTTCCGTGGGTGAATGGATTGTGGTCGTACTCCCGCTGGCAACCTACACCTTGCTGTATATGGCGCGCCGGAAGATCGATGCCGATATCCGTCTCGTGAAATCCATGGATCGTCTGCGCTGA
- a CDS encoding EamA family transporter, translating to MGIPRHAYVVLLVGLLAISVSPILVRYAAEAPGDVVAVWRTVTAAALLAVPALLRSRAEIASFTRREWTLIGTAGVFLGLHFVAFISSLYYTTVSSASVLVSLSPIFMGLIGWVLLRERLTRREVIGIAVAISATVVLQMTQGEAAVAAARPFLGNTLALSAAALVAVYLIIGRVVRQHRSWLAYVAPLYAVTALTTVAVALLRGAPLFGWPWYIYGLCVLMALIPQLLGHGAFNYAIKYFPAATLGVASLAEPIGASALALGLFSEVPTLPGVAAMTVILVSVAFVLYTPKASSGSS from the coding sequence ATGGGGATTCCCCGCCACGCGTATGTGGTGCTCCTGGTTGGCCTGCTGGCCATATCCGTCAGCCCCATTCTGGTCCGCTACGCGGCCGAGGCGCCGGGTGACGTAGTGGCCGTATGGCGGACCGTGACGGCCGCTGCGCTCCTGGCGGTGCCTGCATTGTTGCGGTCCCGCGCGGAGATCGCGTCGTTCACGCGGCGGGAATGGACGTTGATCGGGACCGCCGGAGTATTCCTGGGTCTTCACTTTGTGGCGTTCATTTCGTCGCTGTACTACACGACGGTTTCGAGCGCATCGGTCCTGGTTTCGCTGAGCCCGATCTTCATGGGGCTCATTGGATGGGTGCTTCTGCGTGAACGGTTGACTCGCCGTGAAGTCATCGGGATCGCGGTGGCCATTTCGGCGACCGTTGTGCTTCAAATGACCCAGGGGGAAGCCGCGGTGGCGGCCGCTCGTCCTTTTCTCGGAAATACCCTCGCCTTGTCCGCGGCGGCGCTGGTCGCCGTTTACTTGATCATTGGGCGTGTGGTCCGGCAGCACCGGAGCTGGCTGGCCTATGTGGCCCCGCTCTACGCCGTGACGGCGCTCACGACGGTGGCCGTCGCGCTCCTGCGCGGTGCACCGCTGTTCGGCTGGCCGTGGTACATCTACGGCCTGTGCGTGCTGATGGCACTCATTCCACAACTCCTGGGGCACGGCGCGTTCAACTATGCGATCAAGTACTTCCCGGCGGCCACGCTGGGTGTGGCGAGCCTTGCCGAACCCATTGGTGCTTCTGCGTTGGCTCTGGGCCTGTTCAGCGAAGTGCCCACCCTGCCGGGCGTGGCGGCGATGACGGTGATCCTGGTGTCCGTTGCGTTCGTGCTCTATACGCCGAAGGCGTCGTCGGGGAGCTCCTGA
- a CDS encoding S41 family peptidase, with the protein MRKLTIGLLTTAILLLGADLTARVLEVDTRDALQKLEDTLFLVNQQYVEEVDNDALASAAVVAMLKELDPHSVYFDAEALKQETEQFNAGYEGIGISFELLPGEEGQDTLAVLNVLPGGPSEDSGLQSGDKILFVDGKSTIGFTTLDVQKHLKGPGGTEVTIQVQRNGAPGLIPFTIVRDKIPIYTMDSAYMLDSETGYIRINRFARTTYEEFALALKDLKDTGMQRLVLDLRGNTGGYMEMAVKMSDEFLKEGQVIVSQKGRANGSNITYTATSGGMWETQPVMVLVDGGSASASEIVAGALQDHDRGLIVGRRTFGKGLVQNQYRLRDGSAVRLTTARYYTPSGRLIQTPYENGDREDYYTSKRDIRHEDVVHDTRELIELAPDSLKFRTASGRIVLAGGGVIPDYTIQADSLSPLMQAVLVRSLENDFVRHWIELNGAGMRERWGDTPDGFVDGYTVPETLLDEFLDYSATRGVVVGERVAAEGLADDQVQSFEASAVAENREMLDALLKGRLATRLWDRSAWFEVWSDVDHLIVESQRLWPPAEELATSYSSAR; encoded by the coding sequence ATGCGCAAACTTACCATCGGTCTGCTCACGACGGCCATTCTGTTGCTCGGTGCCGATTTGACGGCACGTGTGCTCGAGGTCGACACCCGGGACGCCCTGCAGAAATTGGAGGATACGCTGTTCCTGGTCAACCAGCAGTATGTGGAGGAAGTGGACAACGATGCGCTCGCGAGTGCGGCCGTCGTGGCCATGCTCAAGGAGCTCGATCCGCACAGCGTCTATTTCGACGCCGAGGCCCTGAAGCAGGAGACCGAGCAGTTCAACGCCGGATACGAAGGAATCGGCATTTCGTTCGAACTGCTTCCGGGTGAGGAAGGTCAGGATACGTTGGCCGTGCTGAACGTGCTGCCGGGTGGGCCAAGCGAGGACAGCGGGCTCCAATCCGGGGACAAGATCCTGTTCGTGGACGGCAAGTCCACCATCGGATTCACCACACTGGACGTGCAGAAACATCTGAAAGGGCCGGGTGGCACGGAAGTCACCATCCAGGTCCAGCGCAACGGGGCTCCCGGGCTCATCCCGTTCACCATCGTGCGGGACAAGATTCCCATCTACACCATGGACAGCGCATACATGCTGGACAGTGAGACGGGGTACATCCGGATAAACCGGTTCGCACGGACCACCTACGAGGAGTTCGCCCTGGCGCTCAAGGATTTGAAGGATACCGGCATGCAGCGTCTGGTGCTGGATTTACGTGGCAATACGGGTGGCTACATGGAAATGGCCGTCAAGATGTCCGATGAGTTCCTGAAGGAAGGACAGGTCATCGTGTCGCAGAAGGGGCGTGCCAATGGTTCAAACATCACTTATACGGCCACCTCGGGTGGCATGTGGGAGACGCAACCGGTCATGGTGCTGGTGGACGGCGGATCGGCCTCGGCCAGTGAGATCGTGGCCGGCGCCTTGCAGGATCATGATCGCGGCCTGATCGTCGGGCGGCGGACGTTCGGAAAGGGCCTTGTACAGAACCAGTACCGGCTGCGCGACGGCAGCGCGGTCCGTCTGACCACGGCCCGGTACTATACGCCCTCGGGACGGCTCATCCAGACGCCCTACGAAAACGGGGATCGTGAGGATTATTACACGAGCAAACGGGACATCCGGCACGAGGACGTGGTCCACGATACGCGCGAGCTCATTGAGCTGGCTCCGGACTCCCTGAAGTTCCGTACGGCATCCGGCCGGATCGTGCTGGCGGGAGGGGGCGTCATCCCGGATTACACCATCCAGGCCGACAGCCTTTCACCGCTCATGCAGGCGGTCCTGGTCCGCAGTCTGGAGAATGATTTCGTGCGCCACTGGATTGAACTGAACGGGGCCGGCATGCGGGAGCGCTGGGGCGATACGCCGGATGGTTTTGTTGACGGATATACCGTTCCCGAGACGCTCCTGGATGAATTCCTGGACTACTCCGCCACGCGCGGAGTCGTTGTGGGAGAACGGGTTGCCGCCGAGGGTCTGGCTGACGACCAGGTCCAGTCCTTCGAGGCTTCCGCGGTCGCGGAAAACCGCGAGATGCTGGATGCCCTGTTGAAGGGACGACTGGCTACCCGCCTGTGGGACCGGTCGGCCTGGTTCGAGGTCTGGTCCGATGTGGACCACCTGATCGTGGAATCGCAGCGACTCTGGCCGCCGGCGGAGGAGTTGGCTACGTCCTACTCTTCGGCCCGGTAG
- a CDS encoding BadF/BadG/BcrA/BcrD ATPase family protein → MTPPPTPASGTSARYLIGVDIGGTKTDVLVRSGPNAASIRTEGGNLRLDPADVWADRLESCLKDVLTAGHPIWMCIGAAGGGSRTAAEALEQALLARMEQLEAVQVVSDTRIAWQGAFGGESGIIVIAGTGSGCYTVDETGSEYRTGGWGPVIGDPGSGRSIGLAALRHTLVSAEAGSFSMTADRTAQALLDGARVFGPDAVSTGVLLDAFYSSSSPNTARLAPVVLGAYADGCPHARDLLLDEAGQLARQGARLVAHHAPAKRHIALVGGLVNDDGYKTILESALETELPDYTLVPPAHPPVQGALELAAAG, encoded by the coding sequence ATGACCCCACCTCCAACCCCGGCTTCCGGAACGTCTGCTCGCTACCTGATCGGCGTGGATATCGGTGGCACGAAAACCGATGTGCTCGTCCGGAGCGGGCCCAATGCGGCCAGCATCCGGACCGAGGGCGGCAACCTCCGACTGGATCCCGCGGATGTCTGGGCAGACCGCCTGGAATCCTGCCTCAAAGACGTGCTCACGGCTGGACATCCCATCTGGATGTGCATCGGCGCCGCCGGTGGCGGCAGTCGCACGGCCGCCGAGGCCCTGGAACAGGCCCTGCTCGCCCGCATGGAGCAATTGGAAGCCGTCCAGGTCGTATCGGATACACGGATTGCCTGGCAGGGGGCGTTCGGCGGTGAATCAGGCATCATCGTGATTGCCGGTACCGGATCAGGCTGCTACACGGTGGACGAAACCGGCTCGGAATACCGCACCGGCGGCTGGGGACCCGTCATCGGCGACCCGGGAAGCGGACGCTCCATCGGTCTGGCTGCCCTGCGCCATACCCTGGTTTCCGCCGAGGCCGGCTCCTTCTCCATGACGGCCGATCGCACGGCACAGGCCCTGCTGGACGGCGCGCGCGTATTCGGTCCGGATGCGGTGTCCACAGGCGTCCTGCTGGACGCGTTCTATTCCTCGTCTTCTCCCAATACCGCCCGCCTGGCCCCGGTGGTGCTGGGCGCCTATGCCGACGGCTGTCCACACGCCCGCGACCTCCTGCTGGACGAGGCCGGCCAACTGGCCAGGCAAGGCGCCCGCTTGGTGGCCCACCATGCTCCCGCCAAACGACACATCGCGCTCGTGGGCGGCCTGGTCAATGACGACGGTTACAAAACCATCCTGGAGTCGGCACTCGAGACGGAGTTGCCCGACTACACGCTGGTCCCGCCGGCGCATCCGCCCGTCCAGGGCGCCCTCGAACTGGCCGCCGCCGGATGA
- a CDS encoding helix-hairpin-helix domain-containing protein translates to MTNKEIARPLKETAALVELTGGNPFRARAFANAARTIERMDEQIATLSDLTGIAGIGAGLAAQIGEILERGTFEVRDDLLGSIPPGLLDILSVKGLGAKKARALWQQLGVQTLEDLEQAAATGRIAELEGFGAKSQQSIVDNVALLRSYQGRRRLADASALVARVAAHLGDRRVQVTGELRRNLNDVGRLDLLLEGDLPDAGDWLRDPVPTTCHGFAALDGTLSDGMAVRLVAAPGADLARALALTTGPDSFSEVLVGALGGETAGIGSDTDTEEAVFEAAGLTWIHPALRDLPGAVERTAELARLHLITLDDMQGSLHNHSTYSDGAHSLREMALACRSRGWSYLGICDHSQSLKVANGMTPATVSRQQKEIRALNQAFATDGGPAFRIFSGVESDILLDGSLDYPDDILATFDFIVASVHTSFNMTREQATERLVTAIRNPHTRILGHPTGRLILRREGYDIDHETVLQACAEHDVAVELNANPYRLDLDWTWIERARELGVRVAINPDAHSVDQLDLTEWGVRAARKGGLQLDECLNTLSADAFEAWAHRA, encoded by the coding sequence GTGACCAACAAAGAAATCGCCCGTCCACTGAAGGAAACCGCCGCCCTGGTCGAGCTTACCGGAGGCAATCCCTTCCGGGCCCGGGCCTTCGCGAACGCGGCCCGCACCATCGAGCGGATGGACGAACAGATTGCCACCCTCAGTGACCTGACCGGTATTGCCGGGATCGGGGCCGGACTGGCCGCCCAGATCGGCGAGATCCTGGAGCGGGGCACCTTCGAAGTGCGGGATGACCTGCTCGGGTCCATCCCTCCCGGCCTGCTCGACATCCTTTCAGTGAAAGGCCTCGGCGCCAAGAAGGCCCGCGCGCTCTGGCAACAACTCGGCGTACAGACCCTGGAGGACCTGGAACAGGCCGCGGCAACGGGTCGGATTGCGGAATTGGAGGGATTCGGCGCGAAGAGCCAGCAGTCCATCGTGGACAACGTGGCATTGCTTCGCTCCTACCAGGGGCGCCGCCGCCTGGCCGATGCGTCCGCGCTGGTGGCCCGCGTGGCCGCCCACCTCGGGGATCGGCGCGTGCAGGTGACCGGCGAACTCCGCCGCAACCTGAATGACGTCGGTCGGCTGGACCTGCTGCTGGAAGGCGACCTGCCGGATGCGGGAGACTGGCTCAGGGATCCTGTCCCGACCACGTGTCACGGGTTTGCTGCCCTGGACGGAACCCTCTCCGACGGCATGGCCGTCCGCTTGGTGGCCGCGCCCGGGGCCGATCTGGCCCGCGCGCTGGCGCTCACGACGGGACCGGACTCGTTTTCGGAGGTCCTCGTGGGGGCATTGGGGGGCGAGACTGCTGGAATCGGGAGTGACACAGACACCGAAGAAGCCGTCTTCGAAGCTGCCGGCCTGACGTGGATCCATCCGGCGTTGCGTGACCTGCCGGGAGCGGTGGAACGCACCGCCGAGCTGGCCCGGCTGCACCTCATTACGCTCGACGACATGCAGGGCAGCCTCCACAACCACTCCACCTACAGCGACGGGGCCCATTCCCTCCGCGAAATGGCCCTGGCCTGCCGGTCGCGCGGCTGGTCCTACCTGGGCATCTGCGACCACTCCCAATCACTCAAGGTGGCCAACGGCATGACGCCCGCCACGGTGAGCCGCCAGCAAAAGGAAATCCGCGCGCTGAACCAGGCCTTCGCAACGGACGGCGGACCGGCGTTCCGGATATTCTCGGGGGTGGAAAGCGACATCCTGCTGGACGGCAGCCTGGATTACCCGGACGACATCCTGGCCACATTCGATTTCATTGTCGCCAGCGTGCACACGTCGTTCAACATGACCCGCGAGCAGGCCACCGAACGCCTGGTAACCGCCATCCGGAATCCGCATACGCGCATTCTGGGGCACCCCACTGGGCGGCTCATCCTGCGCCGCGAGGGCTACGACATCGACCATGAAACCGTACTCCAGGCGTGTGCCGAGCACGACGTGGCCGTCGAACTGAATGCCAACCCCTACCGCCTGGATCTCGACTGGACGTGGATTGAGCGTGCCCGGGAGCTCGGCGTTCGGGTCGCCATCAACCCCGATGCGCATTCCGTGGACCAGCTGGACCTCACCGAGTGGGGCGTCCGGGCGGCCCGGAAGGGCGGCCTCCAACTGGACGAGTGCCTGAACACCCTGTCGGCAGACGCCTTCGAAGCCTGGGCCCACCGCGCATGA
- a CDS encoding biopolymer transporter ExbD, whose product MAGLLKKKGRTEAEIPTSSMADIAFLLLIFFLVTTTIDVDTGIGMVLPPKLEEDVEPPPIKERNVLKILVNEEGLVLVEDAPSAVQLIRDEVKTHVLNEGVDPNYAETAGRALVSIKTARGTPYNAYVNVLDEVWMAYFEMWDSEARKLGYENYQAYVDAIEQTDVENAIREKIKAQISIAEPDEA is encoded by the coding sequence ATGGCTGGATTACTCAAGAAGAAAGGACGGACCGAGGCGGAAATCCCGACCTCATCGATGGCCGACATCGCCTTTCTGCTGCTGATCTTTTTCCTTGTGACCACGACGATTGACGTCGATACGGGCATCGGTATGGTGCTCCCTCCCAAGCTGGAGGAGGATGTCGAACCGCCGCCGATCAAGGAACGGAATGTGCTCAAGATCCTCGTCAATGAGGAAGGGCTCGTACTGGTGGAGGATGCTCCCTCTGCCGTGCAGCTCATCCGGGATGAGGTCAAGACACACGTGCTCAACGAAGGGGTCGATCCGAACTATGCCGAAACGGCTGGTCGGGCGCTCGTTTCCATCAAGACGGCACGGGGTACGCCCTACAATGCGTACGTGAACGTGCTGGATGAGGTCTGGATGGCGTATTTCGAGATGTGGGACTCTGAAGCCCGCAAGCTGGGATACGAAAACTACCAGGCCTACGTGGATGCCATCGAGCAGACGGATGTTGAAAATGCCATCCGTGAAAAGATCAAGGCGCAGATTTCCATCGCCGAGCCGGATGAGGCCTGA
- a CDS encoding biopolymer transporter ExbD, giving the protein MSTHFKKKTQPKQDIPTASLPDIIFMLLIFFMVSTVLREQTVQVRTLLPQAEAISKIEQKRLVSYIWIGPMKLDGNRLGETAVQIDDALIEDIAAIRTVMYRKIIEQPKLIVSLRVDETSEMGTVLDVQQELREAGTLRINYSTKRQVAL; this is encoded by the coding sequence ATGAGTACACATTTCAAGAAAAAGACGCAGCCCAAGCAGGACATCCCTACCGCGTCGCTCCCGGACATCATCTTCATGTTGCTGATCTTCTTCATGGTCAGCACCGTGCTCCGGGAACAGACGGTCCAGGTTCGGACGCTCCTGCCCCAGGCTGAAGCCATTTCGAAGATCGAGCAGAAGCGCCTTGTGTCGTACATCTGGATTGGCCCGATGAAGCTGGACGGCAACCGTCTCGGCGAAACGGCGGTCCAGATTGACGACGCGCTCATCGAAGACATCGCGGCCATCCGGACCGTCATGTACCGCAAGATCATCGAGCAGCCCAAGCTGATCGTGTCCTTGCGCGTTGACGAGACCTCCGAGATGGGAACGGTGCTCGATGTGCAGCAGGAGTTGCGTGAGGCGGGGACGTTGAGGATTAATTATTCAACCAAGCGCCAGGTCGCCCTGTAA
- a CDS encoding MotA/TolQ/ExbB proton channel family protein has product MKLFSLLLMLPQEAAAGEGLVNVLVQRFNEGGDFMWPVLISLIIGLAIAFERIITLNRADINTRKFIVKVKGALEEGGISAAEEVCAGTRGPVASVFQAGLLRHDEGIEAVEKAVVSYGSIEMSFLERGLVWLSLFISLAPMFGFLGTVVGMVEAFDAIESAGDISPSLVAGGIKVALLTTVFGLITAIILQFFYNYITSKIDRIVIDMEEASIELIDSLVLLQAGRPAGN; this is encoded by the coding sequence ATGAAGCTTTTCAGTCTGCTTCTGATGCTGCCGCAGGAAGCTGCAGCCGGCGAAGGCCTTGTCAACGTTCTTGTCCAGCGATTCAACGAGGGCGGCGACTTCATGTGGCCCGTGCTCATTTCGCTGATCATCGGCCTGGCCATTGCCTTTGAGCGCATCATCACGCTCAACCGCGCGGACATCAACACCCGCAAATTCATCGTCAAAGTGAAAGGTGCCCTCGAAGAGGGTGGCATTTCGGCTGCGGAAGAAGTCTGTGCGGGAACGCGCGGTCCCGTGGCATCGGTATTCCAGGCTGGTCTGCTTCGTCACGACGAAGGGATTGAAGCCGTCGAGAAGGCCGTCGTCAGCTACGGCTCCATTGAAATGAGCTTCCTGGAGCGGGGTCTGGTCTGGCTGTCGCTGTTCATCTCCCTGGCGCCGATGTTCGGCTTCCTCGGGACGGTTGTGGGTATGGTCGAGGCCTTCGATGCCATTGAGTCTGCCGGTGACATTTCGCCGAGCCTCGTGGCCGGTGGTATCAAGGTCGCCCTTCTGACGACGGTGTTCGGTCTGATCACCGCCATCATCCTGCAGTTCTTCTACAACTACATCACGTCGAAGATTGACCGTATTGTGATCGACATGGAGGAAGCCTCCATCGAACTCATCGATTCGCTCGTGCTGCTGCAGGCAGGCCGTCCGGCCGGCAACTGA
- a CDS encoding penicillin acylase family protein, which produces MMSRILIGSLLVLALLAGGVSLVWHLAYGVQDGPDPSEVVDLRSTHLYEDLGRAHATHRTWISLLLRQAALGRLGTWFGPSATAEDIRVVELGFAVSARAAFQALPEAEQDRFAAYARGMNAGLAAADASLAAPLVILDAEPARWEAWHALAVERLVLWLYASHPEGTADYLLQQRLAWSGGLWNHVWMSEDGAAGARLLTGTSAVPVFQEAYIRRPDGAWLGSLLTIPGTIMAPMGARPELAWAFTLRSGIERLPAGTGVTVEHDRVTIGLDEVLVERRRRPDDAIRMPGPNADLRWAGLGAATDASQWMALLDGRAGGPWMLHTGDGLVREAGQPVRISGRPETVVQASGRTLVSNAPPESSAERAFVESTDPTSTHSPFAQDRVQAFLATIPDSVSLGAASTQALTYLRNWNVTFDATEIGATLFDALEIQPDSTPSQPLTRLNQAMDRLTLRMGPDPSRWRWADAHPQRLAFPGWTPAPSDPDPEPEPRTVRIFRDRYAPVTVHGGGHPTSLVWHATPGAPATSAWEGAVGARGALAFRRPDIRFDAFLGRSMRLDHPIDAITAVP; this is translated from the coding sequence ATGATGTCCCGGATCCTGATCGGCAGCCTGCTGGTCCTCGCGCTCCTTGCCGGGGGGGTCTCGCTCGTATGGCACCTGGCCTACGGCGTCCAGGATGGACCGGACCCGTCCGAGGTCGTGGACCTGCGCTCAACCCATCTGTACGAAGACCTGGGCCGAGCGCACGCCACCCACCGGACGTGGATCAGCCTGCTCCTGCGGCAGGCCGCCCTCGGTCGACTCGGTACCTGGTTCGGTCCGTCGGCCACCGCCGAGGACATACGCGTCGTGGAGCTCGGTTTTGCCGTATCGGCCCGCGCCGCGTTCCAGGCGCTTCCGGAAGCCGAGCAGGACCGTTTTGCAGCCTACGCCCGCGGCATGAATGCGGGCCTCGCCGCGGCCGACGCCTCCCTGGCCGCCCCGCTCGTCATCCTCGACGCTGAGCCGGCGCGGTGGGAGGCCTGGCACGCTCTGGCCGTCGAGCGGCTGGTCCTGTGGCTGTACGCCTCCCACCCGGAAGGCACGGCCGACTACCTTCTCCAGCAGCGCCTGGCCTGGTCAGGGGGCCTCTGGAACCACGTCTGGATGAGTGAAGACGGTGCGGCCGGAGCCCGCCTGTTGACCGGTACATCGGCCGTTCCCGTGTTCCAGGAAGCCTACATCCGGCGCCCCGACGGCGCTTGGCTCGGCAGCCTGTTGACCATTCCCGGCACCATCATGGCGCCCATGGGTGCACGTCCGGAGCTGGCTTGGGCCTTCACGCTGCGGAGCGGCATTGAGCGACTGCCCGCCGGGACGGGCGTGACCGTGGAACACGACCGGGTCACCATCGGCCTGGATGAGGTGCTGGTGGAACGCCGACGTCGACCGGACGATGCTATACGTATGCCCGGCCCGAACGCCGATCTCCGATGGGCCGGCCTCGGCGCCGCCACCGATGCGTCGCAGTGGATGGCCCTGCTGGACGGCCGGGCGGGCGGGCCGTGGATGCTCCACACGGGTGACGGGTTGGTCCGGGAAGCCGGGCAGCCGGTACGGATCTCGGGGCGCCCGGAGACCGTCGTTCAGGCCAGCGGACGCACGCTCGTGTCGAACGCGCCCCCGGAATCCTCGGCCGAGCGCGCCTTCGTCGAGTCCACTGACCCCACCTCCACCCATAGCCCCTTCGCGCAGGATCGGGTCCAGGCCTTCCTGGCAACCATTCCGGATTCCGTTTCGCTCGGTGCCGCCAGCACGCAGGCGCTCACCTATCTGCGGAACTGGAATGTCACGTTCGATGCCACGGAAATCGGCGCCACCCTGTTCGATGCGCTGGAGATCCAACCCGACAGCACACCCTCGCAACCGCTCACCCGCTTGAACCAGGCCATGGACCGGCTCACGCTCCGGATGGGGCCGGATCCCAGCCGCTGGCGGTGGGCCGATGCGCATCCGCAGCGACTGGCGTTTCCGGGATGGACCCCGGCACCATCGGACCCGGATCCCGAGCCTGAGCCACGAACGGTGCGGATTTTCCGGGACCGATACGCACCGGTTACCGTACATGGAGGTGGGCATCCCACGTCCCTCGTCTGGCATGCCACGCCGGGCGCCCCGGCCACATCGGCCTGGGAGGGCGCGGTCGGTGCCCGGGGCGCCCTCGCATTCCGTCGTCCCGATATCCGGTTCGATGCCTTCCTGGGTCGCTCCATGCGCCTGGATCATCCCATAGACGCCATCACGGCGGTGCCATGA